One stretch of Anolis carolinensis isolate JA03-04 chromosome 3, rAnoCar3.1.pri, whole genome shotgun sequence DNA includes these proteins:
- the atm gene encoding serine-protein kinase ATM isoform X3 yields the protein MNLALHDLLTCCRQLDSDKATERKKEIEKFKRLLRDSEIIQQLDQNSDSKHGKQLNWDTVFRFLQKYIHKETESARLAKPNVSASTQATRQKKMQETSSLAKNFIRCANKRAPRLKCQDLLMYFTNTVNDPSSYAIYGADCSSILLKNILAVRKYWCEISSQQWSDLQNLYFRLFLSPSRDINKVVVARIIYTLTRGLCFQTDGLNSNIFNFFSKAMQYARQERNPVALEYIFATMNVFFNVFAMNYRFRVCKLGEEILPTVLRIWAQHKPNKSLKEQIIRLVQLQVHVHHPNRAKSQEEGVCNSVAWQGILYNLYDLLSNEVTVYSNRGKYSAGSRSVAVKENLVELFADICHQLFTEGTKVLEISQWHAVTQRESGDGEGPSKRRRIELGWEVIRDNLQRSQKDCDVVPWLQIATRLLSKYPTSFPQHELLLLLNILYQLLPQQRRGERTLYVLRCLKEVALCQGQIIHLKSSNRLELQRTWSKIWSLVVRSISLQQIEVESFGLLGAMIQENTKTMDRELWKIFSGSSCKPSRSAAQFLTIALKTSELPEILKSGTAQNNWEGSTALTLKEEIMKWLLFCHVEEDTEDTMELPPILCRSNLRNFKSLLM from the exons ATGAATCTTGCACTCCATGACCTGTTGACTTGCTGCCGTCAACTTGACAGTGACAAGGCCACAGAACGAAAG AAGGAAATTGAAAAGTTCAAACGTCTTCTCCGTGACTCTGAAATAATTCAGCAGTTGGACCAGAACTCTGATTCCAAACATGGAAAGCAGCTTAACTGGGATACTGTATTCAG atTTTTGCAGAAGTACATTCACAAAGAAACTGAAAGTGCCAGGCTTGCAAAGCCAAATGTGTCTGCATCAACACAAGCAACAAGACAAAAAAAGATGCAGGAAACCAGCAGTCTGGCCAAAAATTTCATCAGATGTGCCAATAAAA GAGCACCCAGGTTAAAGTGTCAGGACCTTTTGATGTATTTCACGAACACAGTAAATGATCCATCAAGTTATGCTATTTATGGAGCAGACTGTAGTAGCATATTGCTAAAAAATATTCTTGCGGTGAGGAAATACTGGTGTGAAATATCTTCGCAACAGTGGTCAG ATCTCCAGAATTTGTACTTCAGATTGTTCCTCAGCCCATCCAGAGACATTAACAAGGTTGTGGTGGCTAGAATAATTTACACACTCACCAGAGGATTGTGCTTCCAAACTGATGGGCTAAATTCTAATATTTTTAACTTCTTTTCAAAAGCTATGCAATACGCAAG ACAAGAAAGAAACCCTGTGGCTCTTGAATATATTTTTGCTACCATGAATGTATTTTTCAATGTGTTTGCCATGAATTACCGTTTCCGAGTTTGTAAGCTGGGAGAGGAGATTCTGCCTACTGTGCTTCGTATATGGGCTCAGCATAAACCAAACAAGTCCCTGAAGGAGCAAATCATTCGATTAGTTCAGCTTCAAGTCCATGTTCATCATCCAAATAGAGCTAAAAGCCAAGAAGAAG GAGTCTGTAACTCGGTGGCATGGCAAGGCATTTTATATAACCTCTATGATCTGTTATCTAATGAGGTGACTGTCTATAGCAACAGAGGAAAATATTCTGCAGGCTCGCGCAGTGTTGCTGTGAAAGAAAACCTTGTTGAGTTATTTGCTGATATTTGTCATCAG CTCTTTACAGAAGGCACAAAAGTTTTGGAGATAAGTCAGTGGCATGCTGTTACACAGAGAGAGAGTGGAGATGGAGAAGGGCCATCCAAACGAAGGAGAATTGAATTGGGTTGGGAAGTGATTCGTGACAACCTGCAAAGATCACAGAAGGACTGTGATGTTGTTCCctg GCTGCAGATTGCAACCAGATTATTATCGAAGTATCCGACAAGCTTTCCTCAGCATGAGTTGCTTCTCCTACTCAACATACTTTACCAGCTACTGCCTCAGCAGCGTCGAGGGGAAAGGACACTTTATGTCTTAAGATGTCTCAAAGAGGTTGCACTTTGTCAAGGCCAAATAATACATCTGAAAAGCAGTAATAGATTAGAGCTGCAGAGAACATGGTCAAAAATTTGGTCTCTTGTGGTTCGTAGCATAAGTCTTCAGCAAATTGAAGTAGAAAGTTTTGGATTACTTGGAGCCATGATTCaagaaaacacaaaaacaatgGACAGAGAATTGTGGAAGATATTTTCGGGATCTTCATGCAAGCCTTCAAG ATCTGCAGCACAGTTCCTGACAATAGCACTTAAAACTTCAGAACTGCCAGAAATTTTGAAAAGTGGGACAGCACAGAATAATTGGGAAGGAAGTACGGCTCTTACATTAAAAGAAGAAATTATGAAGTGGCTTCTGTTCTGCCATGTGGAGGAAGATACAGAGGATACTATGGAGCTGCCTCCTATTCTATGCAG gagcaacttgagaaacttcaagtcgcttctaatgtga